A single window of Anopheles moucheti chromosome 2, idAnoMoucSN_F20_07, whole genome shotgun sequence DNA harbors:
- the LOC128299025 gene encoding uncharacterized protein LOC128299025, with the protein MAIPTENGESNPLERHTGPKPLLSIFLSNVAQRVSSDLDKDHLSEAFQQEKRRELRLKRFWRTTTKPPTSSEESGGCESPTKLGRKAFQQPSGTGTTASSSSDSPPKHPVCSLPLLQVWPSQDSPRGEADGQSFVFPIVADDQQQSSNGRRNSLFVDQLQAGDSGIDSVQASPSPIAMPCHPLVVSNAISPSASPTAGSPTPSVDRTTRRPSTSLLHPDHARIFALRAPSSPDQVSLASLPLFDNHRTSSTPPHPMHTSLEDSTEFNGATTSNHLCTASSSTTSSLTSVAVATLGQHPQRSSDPWLRPERDKDNPDLDQRRASTMTARLSLFDALDLEYALLRAAARGSVGPYSLSESLHKLTFTQSLAFPALARGLATKRRNSTEQSSSRPLNPNESGLNTFAKVVTACVLVMVSFLVFLVVYKYVRT; encoded by the exons atggcTATACCAACGGAGAATGGCGAGTCTAATCCACTTGAACgacatacggggccaaaacccctcctgagcatcttcctctcgaacgtgGCTCAGAGAGTTTCGTCAGATTTGGACAAAGACCATTTATCAGAGGCGTTT CAACAGGAAAAGCGACGAGAGCTGCGTTTGAAACGATTCTGGCGCACCACAACCAAACCGCCGACGTCCTCCGAGGAGTCCGGCGGATGCGAAAGTCCTACAAAACTCGGACGAAAGGCGTTCCAGCAGCCGTCCGGCACGGGTACGAccgcaagcagcagcagcgatagTCCACCGAAGCATCCGGTCTGTTCGCTACCGCTGCTACAAGTTTGGCCAAGCCAGGACTCACCACGGGGCGAAGCGGACGGACAGAGTTTTGTCTTTCCCATCGTAGCAGACGATCAG CAACAAAGCTCCAATGGACGGCGGAACTCGTTGTTTGTGGATCAGCTGCAGGCGGGTGACTCTGGAATTGACTCCGTGCAGGCGTCACCCTCGCCGATCGCAATGCCCTGCCATCCGCTCGTCGTGTCCAATGCTATCTCACCAAGTGCATCACCTACGGCCGGTTCTCCGACGCCCTCAGTAGACCGCACCACGAGACGTCCGTCGACGTCGTTGCTCCATCCGGACCATGCGCGGATCTTCGCGCTTCGAGCACCTTCCTCCCCCGACCAAGTGAGCCTGGCCAGCCTGCCGTTGTTCGACAATCATAGAACCTCTTCCACGCCTCCCCATCCAATGCACACCTCGCTCGAAGACAGTACCGAGTTTAATGGGGCCACCACCAGCAATCATCTCTGCACTGCGAGTTCCAGCACGACCTCCTCCCTTACATCCGTAGCCGTAGCGACGCTTGGACAACATCCTCAGCG CTCCTCCGATCCCTGGCTACGTCCGGAACGCGACAAAGACAACCCAGACCTGGACCAACGGCGTGCCTCAACGATGACGGCCCGGTTGTCCCTGTTCGATGCGCTCGATCTAGAGTACGCCTTGCTAAGGGCAGCCGCGCGCGGTTCAGTTGGTCCGTACTCTCTCAGCGAATCGCTGCACAAGCTAACCTTCACGCAGTCGCTTGCATTTCCTGCGCTGGCCCGTGGGCTCGCAACCAAGCGACGCAACTCGACCGAACAGAGCTCGTCCCGGCCGCTGAACCCGAACGAATCGGGCCTGAACACATTCGCCAAGGTTGTGACCGCGTGCGTGCTAGTGATGGTAAGCTTTCTCGTGTTTCTGGTAGTGTACAAGTACGTGCGGACGTGA
- the LOC128296978 gene encoding protein 60A-like — protein MVKFKLCSVVVPLYVLIGMVHSTGFYIDNGVDQTVREKSVELHERQEIEHEILELLGLPDRPNKKHVHPSLRKSAPQFLLNIYHKFTEESNGGHTRRKRYTDGSNLFTIADERAIGESDVIMSFLNKANRHLPKIRHHRGGQRLWFDTAEIGSDGTTNQLLYASLRMYKNRSTDRPWDAIVRGRQIVVRASLIGGYDAVKDGHRLEYIGEQSVPYNYEGWVELNATQAMQRWIVDRVGNKGIFVEVYYAESPRKELLPDEVGLILSNRFGRYQPFLVGYCKGPELVQPTASISGGTGGRAKRSIRRGKGVGTGKRTERIRNPFLERFAGATEREKSCQIQTLYVSFRDLNWQDWIIAPDGFGAFFCFGECNFPLNTHMNATNHALIQTLVHLMHPTRVPKPCCAPTKLNPISVLYHIDDANINLKKYKNMVVKSCGCL, from the exons ATGGTTAAATTCAAACTGTGCAGCGTGGTGGTTCCATTGTACGTTTTAATCGGAATGGTGCATTCGACCGGGTTCTACATCGACAACGGTGTCGATCAAACGGTCCGGGAGAAGAGCGTTGAGCTGCACGAGCGTCAGGAAATTGAACACGAAATTCTCGAGCTACTCGGACTGCCAGATCGTCCGAATAAAAAGCACGTACATCCTTCGTTAAG GAAGTCAGCGCCACAGTTCTTGCTGAATATCTACCACAAGTTCACGGAAGAATCGAACGGCGGACACACGCGCCGAAAGCGGTACACAGACGGTAGCAATCTGTTCACGATAGCCGACGAGCGGGCGATCGGCGAGAGTGACGTGATCATGTCCTTCCTGAACAAAGCCAACCGTCATCTGCCCAAGATACGGCATCACCGCGGTGGTCAACGGCTCTGGTTCGACACGGCAGAGATCGGTTCTGATGGAACCACTAATCAGCTGCTGTACGCGAGCTTGCGCATGTACAAGAACCGAAGCACCGATCGGCCCTGGGATGCGATCGTACGCGGTCGTCAGATAGTGGTGCGTGCTTCACTGATCGGTGGGTACGATGCGGTCAAAGATGGCCACCGGTTGGAGTACATTGGTGAGCAGTCGGTGCCCTACAACTACGAAGGCTGGGTAGAGCTTAATGCCACTCAGGCCATGCAGCGGTGGATTGTCGATCGGGTCGGAAACAAGGGCATATTCGTGGAGGTGTACTATGCGGAGAGTCCTCGCAAGGAGTTGCTGCCGGACGAGGTGGGCTTAATACTATCGAACCGGTTCGGACGCTACCAACCATTTCTCGTGGGTTACTGCAAGGGACCGGAGCTAGTGCAACCAACGGCATCCATTTCCGGCGGTACCGGTGGCCGGGCGAAGCGCAGCATCCGGCGCGGTAAGGGCGTCGGCACCGGTAAGCGCACCGAGCGGATCCGCAATCCCTTCCTCGAGCGGTTCGCCGGTGCGACCGAGCGGGAAAAGAGCTGCCAAATTCAAACGCTGTACGTGAGCTTCCGGGATCTTAACTGGCAGGACTGGATCATCGCACCGGACGGGTTCGGTGCGTTCTTCTGCTTCGGCGAGTGTAACTTCCCGCTCAACACGCACATGAACGCGACGAACCATGCGCTCATACAGACGCTCGTACATCTGATGCATCCGACCCGTGTGCCGAAACCCTGCTGTGCGCCCACCAAGCTAAACCCGATCTCGGTACTGTACCACATCGACGATGCGAACATTAACTtgaaaaagtacaaaaatatgGTCGTCAAAAGTTGTGGATGTTTGTGA